In one bacterium genomic region, the following are encoded:
- the lptB gene encoding LPS export ABC transporter ATP-binding protein has translation MATLRAEALVKAYKKRRVVNEVNIEVKNGEVVGLLGPNGAGKTTTFYMVIGFIPPDSGKVYLDNDAITYEPMHLRARRGIGYLPQEASIFRQLTVEQNILAVLEFVEKDRTVRKERLKEIMGMLGIERVKDHLGYRLSGGERRRVEIGRALAIKPSFLLLDEPFTGIDPIARADIQNILRSLKAHNIGILITDHNVRETLEITDRAYIIYEGKILISGSANELVNDPQARELYLGEKFKL, from the coding sequence ATGGCAACTTTAAGGGCAGAAGCGTTGGTTAAGGCTTATAAAAAGAGACGCGTAGTAAACGAAGTCAACATCGAAGTAAAAAACGGAGAAGTAGTCGGACTGTTAGGACCAAACGGGGCAGGAAAGACTACGACGTTCTATATGGTAATAGGTTTTATCCCGCCCGACTCCGGAAAAGTTTATCTTGATAATGACGCCATAACTTACGAACCAATGCATTTGCGCGCGAGGCGGGGAATCGGGTATCTTCCGCAGGAAGCATCCATATTCAGGCAATTAACAGTCGAACAAAACATACTTGCGGTGCTGGAGTTCGTTGAGAAAGACCGTACCGTAAGGAAAGAAAGATTAAAAGAAATAATGGGGATGCTTGGCATAGAGCGGGTAAAAGACCATTTAGGGTATCGGCTTTCCGGCGGAGAGCGGCGAAGAGTTGAGATTGGAAGAGCATTAGCGATAAAGCCGAGTTTTTTATTACTGGATGAACCATTTACCGGGATTGACCCGATTGCGAGAGCAGATATTCAAAACATACTAAGAAGTCTAAAGGCTCATAATATAGGCATTCTTATAACTGACCATAACGTAAGAGAAACGCTTGAAATAACAGACCGCGCCTACATAATATACGAAGGAAAGATATTAATATCGGGAAGCGCGAACGAACTG
- a CDS encoding T9SS type A sorting domain-containing protein has protein sequence MVDSILLRPQAGNGKYPTAVAVNPTTNKIYVANSGSDNISVIDGTNDSVIATINVGYSINAICVNPTTNKIYTANWSSNTVSVINGGNNTVDATISVDSCPSGICVNPTTNKIYVTNYYRNNVSVIDGTTNSVVDTIPVGYYPRSICLNPTTNKIYVANNGWDDISVIDGNNNSVIDTISAKFGPSGICENPITNKIYVIYSYDTVISVIDEMTASIVDTIPIGYFPKNICVNTTTNKIYTANSSFDNVSVIDGTNNSVINTTIVGHYPSGICVNPTTNKIYVANSYSDNVSVIEGVTNSVVSTVIVGASPRGICVNTATNRIYVANAGQNNVSVINGANNSIVATIPVGFYPIIICVNQTTNKIYVTNGMMNSIPVIDGTSNTVVATLPIIGSMLGLICVNPTTNKIYVADDISGNLLIIDGASNSLVDSIVDCYPNKICVNPITNKVYVSTLDSSVLVIDGASDSVIDSVFVESWLSGICVNPTTNKIYVTNSIDKTILVIDGINDSIVATIPIGFSPLQFAVNFTTNKIYTAGLGSIFVIDGATNSVIQTMQVGQSPGSIAVNPQDSLMYVSCSEAGGVWVLKDDGTGVEENADFGSRNAELKISKNPFAKSTVISCQIPAKSNVSLTIYDLSGRCIKTLVNEEKPAGTYSISLNTKGLTSGIYFVRLTAGASETTKKITIIK, from the coding sequence GTGGTTGACAGTATATTATTAAGACCGCAAGCAGGAAATGGAAAGTACCCGACTGCGGTAGCGGTGAACCCAACAACAAATAAGATTTATGTAGCAAATTCCGGGAGTGATAATATTTCGGTAATTGATGGAACAAATGATTCAGTTATTGCCACAATAAACGTCGGGTATTCTATTAACGCCATCTGTGTAAACCCGACAACAAATAAAATCTATACGGCAAATTGGAGCAGTAATACTGTTTCCGTAATTAACGGGGGGAACAATACAGTTGATGCTACAATAAGTGTTGATTCTTGCCCTTCCGGTATTTGTGTAAACCCGACGACGAATAAGATTTATGTGACAAATTATTATCGTAATAATGTTTCAGTAATTGATGGGACAACTAATTCCGTAGTTGATACAATACCTGTCGGGTATTATCCCCGGAGTATTTGCTTAAATCCAACAACGAATAAAATTTATGTAGCAAATAATGGGTGGGATGATATTTCAGTAATTGATGGAAATAACAATTCCGTAATTGATACAATATCTGCCAAGTTTGGTCCTTCCGGTATTTGTGAAAATCCAATAACAAATAAAATTTATGTAATATATAGTTACGATACGGTTATTTCTGTAATCGATGAGATGACTGCCTCAATAGTTGATACAATACCTATCGGATATTTTCCTAAGAATATCTGTGTAAACACAACAACAAATAAAATCTATACGGCAAATTCCTCATTTGATAATGTTTCAGTGATTGACGGAACAAATAATTCCGTAATTAATACTACAATCGTTGGACATTATCCTTCCGGCATATGCGTAAATCCAACAACAAATAAAATCTATGTGGCAAATAGTTATAGTGATAATGTTTCAGTGATTGAGGGAGTAACTAATTCAGTAGTTTCTACGGTAATTGTCGGGGCTAGTCCACGTGGGATATGTGTAAATACTGCCACCAATAGGATTTACGTAGCAAATGCAGGACAAAATAACGTTTCTGTAATTAACGGAGCAAATAATTCAATTGTTGCTACTATACCTGTCGGATTTTACCCTATAATTATATGTGTAAACCAAACAACAAATAAAATTTATGTGACAAATGGGATGATGAATAGTATTCCAGTAATTGACGGGACAAGTAACACCGTTGTTGCTACATTACCTATTATTGGAAGTATGCTGGGGTTGATTTGTGTAAATCCGACAACAAATAAAATTTATGTGGCAGATGATATCTCTGGCAATCTCTTAATAATTGACGGCGCAAGTAATTCATTAGTTGATAGTATCGTTGATTGTTATCCAAATAAGATTTGCGTAAATCCAATAACAAATAAAGTTTACGTATCGACCCTAGACAGTAGTGTTTTAGTGATAGATGGGGCAAGTGATTCAGTAATAGATTCAGTATTCGTTGAGTCTTGGCTTTCCGGTATCTGTGTAAATCCGACAACAAATAAGATTTATGTGACAAATTCTATAGATAAAACTATTTTAGTAATTGACGGAATAAATGATTCAATTGTTGCTACGATACCTATCGGGTTTTCACCCTTGCAGTTTGCTGTAAATTTTACAACAAATAAGATTTATACGGCAGGTCTTGGTAGTATTTTCGTAATTGACGGAGCAACTAATTCCGTAATACAAACGATGCAGGTAGGACAAAGTCCGGGGTCTATTGCAGTTAATCCGCAGGACAGTTTGATGTATGTAAGTTGTAGCGAAGCAGGCGGGGTTTGGGTACTTAAGGATGATGGGACAGGAGTGGAAGAAAATGCGGATTTTGGATCGCGGAATGCGGAATTGAAAATAAGTAAGAATCCGTTTGCTAAATCAACAGTTATTAGTTGCCAAATACCTGCTAAAAGTAACGTTTCGTTAACGATTTACGACTTGTCAGGTCGATGCATAAAGACATTAGTTAATGAAGAAAAACCGGCAGGAACTTATAGTATTTCATTAAATACAAAAGGGTTGACATCGGGGATTTATTTTGTGAGACTAACTGCAGGCGCATCCGAAACGACAAAGAAGATTACAATTATAAAATAG
- the lptC gene encoding LPS export ABC transporter periplasmic protein LptC, with amino-acid sequence MIRYFNILILLLLTAGCKGQKKHDSVSDFEKNLPDGSQVIMNFNLTECANGETSFKLAASKAIVYSETTLVYRIKLNFFKKGAFYGELLADSGTLFTETDDMEAFGNVKVTGIEGAVLESNELKWSNARQKIYTEEQVLITTKDKKISGKNFESNPDLTNIKLKETSGSGVGTLGKIDSIGVSKPPSQAEQKNEMKKESEIGGMKIREYTTRAVAKKDTIIRKEIPNTKTNTETEKDTVK; translated from the coding sequence ATGATTAGATATTTTAATATCCTTATTTTGTTGCTTTTAACGGCAGGATGCAAGGGGCAGAAAAAACACGATTCGGTTTCCGATTTTGAAAAAAACCTGCCTGACGGCAGTCAGGTAATAATGAATTTCAACTTGACCGAATGTGCGAATGGGGAGACGAGTTTCAAGCTGGCAGCATCAAAAGCAATTGTATATTCGGAGACGACACTGGTATACAGGATAAAACTTAATTTCTTTAAGAAAGGCGCTTTTTATGGGGAGTTGTTGGCGGACAGCGGAACGCTTTTTACGGAGACTGATGATATGGAAGCATTTGGAAACGTGAAAGTTACGGGGATAGAGGGGGCAGTACTCGAGTCAAATGAACTGAAATGGTCAAACGCTCGCCAGAAAATATACACGGAAGAACAAGTTTTAATTACGACAAAAGACAAAAAGATTTCGGGGAAGAACTTTGAAAGCAACCCGGATTTAACTAATATAAAATTAAAAGAGACTTCCGGCAGTGGAGTGGGGACGTTAGGAAAGATTGACAGTATAGGAGTGAGCAAGCCTCCCTCTCAAGCGGAACAGAAGAACGAGATGAAAAAAGAATCGGAAATTGGGGGAATGAAAATAAGGGAATACACGACAAGAGCTGTGGCTAAAAAAGATACGATAATAAGAAAAGAAATACCGAATACAAAAACAAATACGGAGACTGAGAAGGATACGGTGAAGTGA
- a CDS encoding ABC transporter substrate-binding protein — MKNIKLVLIVLLSVAGITYGQSIKVGVVLPLTGALSEYGNGCLNGMKLAADELVMEDKHIILSVEDDSGNPSASASAVRKLFYGGCKIIVGPLTSSAVMAVARLIDSLNVPLIAPAATAPSVTIMSSRIYRLCYSDTMQGKGMAEFIRYAMGKTKAGVLLDYDNIYSKELASAFEKRFQEINGEIAKEAVYTSGDTDFRTQLQALIVKNVDCIFVASYYKEAENIIKQAAQLGITCPLMGGDGWDSQELINMTKEYNGFYFYSSHFFKNDVKAKKFRNSYMNATSMEPTSFGALGYDAIRLIGTLKLNDTTSAGIRDELRKVDNFTGVTGKVSFKNGRDPVKEVTILRFFKGNSSLQQKFIPK; from the coding sequence ATGAAAAATATAAAATTGGTACTCATAGTCTTGCTGTCGGTGGCAGGTATAACTTACGGACAGAGCATAAAAGTTGGAGTAGTTCTTCCTTTGACGGGAGCTTTATCGGAATACGGGAACGGTTGTCTGAACGGGATGAAACTTGCGGCAGATGAGTTGGTAATGGAAGATAAACATATTATATTGAGCGTGGAAGATGATTCCGGGAATCCATCCGCTTCGGCATCTGCAGTAAGAAAACTTTTTTACGGGGGATGCAAAATCATAGTAGGTCCTCTTACGAGTTCCGCGGTAATGGCGGTTGCCCGTTTAATAGACAGCTTGAATGTTCCGCTGATTGCGCCTGCGGCTACTGCGCCGAGTGTTACAATAATGTCTTCCCGTATATATCGTTTATGTTATAGCGACACAATGCAGGGGAAAGGAATGGCTGAGTTTATCCGTTATGCTATGGGGAAAACAAAAGCAGGAGTATTGCTTGACTATGATAATATTTATTCCAAGGAACTTGCATCGGCTTTTGAGAAGAGGTTCCAGGAAATAAACGGAGAGATAGCAAAAGAGGCGGTTTATACTTCAGGAGATACGGATTTTAGAACTCAATTACAGGCATTAATCGTAAAAAACGTTGACTGCATATTTGTTGCAAGTTATTATAAAGAAGCGGAAAATATAATCAAACAGGCAGCGCAACTTGGAATAACCTGCCCTCTTATGGGTGGCGACGGGTGGGATTCGCAGGAACTAATAAATATGACAAAAGAGTATAACGGGTTTTATTTTTATTCTTCTCATTTTTTCAAGAACGATGTTAAGGCGAAGAAATTCAGAAATTCTTATATGAATGCAACTTCGATGGAACCGACGAGTTTCGGCGCATTGGGATATGATGCGATTCGTTTGATAGGAACGCTGAAATTGAATGATACCACAAGCGCAGGGATAAGAGATGAGTTGAGGAAAGTGGATAACTTTACCGGAGTTACGGGAAAAGTAAGTTTTAAGAACGGGCGCGACCCGGTAAAAGAAGTTACGATTCTCAGGTTTTTCAAAGGGAATTCATCTTTACAGCAAAAGTTTATACCAAAATAA
- a CDS encoding right-handed parallel beta-helix repeat-containing protein: MGEYKFVKRTLTILICLLGLISNTFANTHYVSTTGADTGNGTFAAPWATPGYGSKEMLGGDTLIIRGGQYTLSTYWDDMITPPSGTINNWTVIKGDSGVILQGRNNLSSAIEITDKSYIVIENLEITNLGGQNFREGVNCYGLIAHCVLRNLYIHHLDEFGMDIQDASDLNITNCTISYCGFGSIGGPTGVQGGWRNVVVESCTLSYSGHYYQGGPGPSPYDRPDGFGIEPSSGPIEIANTVSMHNRGDGLDSKVESTYIHNCIVANNSCDGLKLWGTGTRVENVLVYGRGDGNATQTPWTSLVIADMPDSGARFELVNVTIHDVNVDGSYPSYMGYEQTVPMEIMLRNVIIEGNGSPVFVGEHINLIMDHSLIYISGNSEQLEVGGTSYDSTDMETGVLGSGNLCRAPLFKSPAWGSDGNYHLQVGSPAINSGTSLDVPAFDLEYFGRPYGSAYDMGCYEYHPVSVEENAKIKNQISKLKILKNPFFSSTSIRYSVPEYTNTRLTIHDLTGRTIKTIVNGKKEAGNYTVGLDGKELSAGIYFVRFVVGDYKETHKLILVK, encoded by the coding sequence GCGCAGATACGGGGAACGGGACTTTTGCTGCGCCATGGGCAACTCCGGGATACGGGTCAAAAGAAATGTTAGGCGGGGATACTTTAATAATAAGAGGCGGGCAATACACGCTTTCTACATACTGGGATGATATGATAACTCCACCATCGGGAACAATAAATAATTGGACGGTAATCAAGGGAGATAGCGGTGTGATCCTACAGGGCAGGAATAATCTTTCTTCGGCAATAGAAATAACCGATAAAAGTTACATTGTTATAGAAAACCTTGAGATAACAAATTTAGGGGGGCAGAATTTCAGAGAAGGGGTTAATTGCTATGGTTTGATAGCGCATTGCGTATTAAGGAATCTTTATATTCATCATCTGGATGAATTCGGGATGGACATTCAGGATGCCAGTGATTTGAATATAACAAATTGTACTATTAGTTACTGTGGATTTGGAAGTATTGGAGGACCAACGGGAGTGCAAGGTGGCTGGAGAAATGTAGTAGTAGAGAGTTGCACGTTGAGTTACAGCGGGCATTATTACCAAGGTGGGCCGGGGCCATCGCCATATGATAGGCCTGATGGTTTTGGGATAGAGCCGAGTTCCGGGCCAATAGAGATTGCAAATACAGTTTCAATGCATAACAGGGGAGACGGGTTGGATTCCAAAGTAGAAAGCACGTATATACATAATTGTATAGTAGCGAATAATTCTTGTGATGGCTTAAAGCTCTGGGGTACCGGCACGAGAGTAGAGAATGTTTTAGTGTATGGGCGTGGCGACGGCAATGCAACCCAGACACCGTGGACATCACTTGTGATAGCGGATATGCCTGATTCCGGAGCGAGGTTTGAGCTAGTAAATGTAACCATTCACGACGTTAACGTTGATGGAAGTTACCCCTCATATATGGGGTATGAGCAAACAGTGCCGATGGAAATAATGTTACGGAATGTTATAATAGAGGGGAATGGGAGTCCGGTATTTGTGGGAGAGCATATAAATTTAATAATGGACCACAGTTTAATTTATATATCGGGAAACAGCGAACAGCTGGAGGTTGGAGGAACAAGTTATGATTCTACGGATATGGAGACCGGAGTTCTTGGGAGCGGGAATCTTTGTCGGGCGCCGTTATTCAAGTCACCTGCATGGGGCAGTGATGGGAATTATCATTTACAAGTTGGAAGTCCGGCAATAAATAGCGGGACATCTTTGGATGTGCCGGCGTTTGATTTAGAATATTTTGGACGACCATACGGAAGCGCTTATGATATGGGATGTTATGAGTATCACCCCGTTAGTGTAGAAGAAAATGCAAAAATCAAAAATCAAATATCAAAATTAAAGATACTGAAAAACCCATTTTTTAGTTCGACTTCTATTCGTTATTCCGTTCCTGAATACACAAATACCAGACTGACGATTCACGATTTAACCGGAAGGACGATAAAGACAATCGTTAACGGAAAGAAAGAAGCAGGAAATTATACTGTTGGTTTAGATGGCAAGGAATTGTCGGCAGGGATTTATTTTGTAAGGTTTGTTGTGGGAGATTATAAAGAAACCCATAAACTAATATTGGTGAAATAA